The Deinococcus sonorensis KR-87 genome includes a window with the following:
- a CDS encoding response regulator: protein MAYTILVADDEPAIRTMLEVILSADGHEIVAVPDGKAALDYLRDHTPDAMLLDVKMPFMDGFEICSRVKRIKRLRDSPVLLLTGFDDDQTRDHAKLVGADDIVYKPLSGKNLRGRVNALIEARQP from the coding sequence ATGGCCTATACCATTCTGGTTGCTGACGACGAACCCGCGATCCGCACAATGCTGGAGGTCATCCTCTCGGCAGATGGGCATGAGATCGTCGCGGTGCCGGACGGCAAGGCCGCCCTGGACTACCTGCGGGACCACACGCCCGACGCGATGCTGCTGGACGTCAAGATGCCGTTCATGGACGGCTTCGAGATCTGCTCGCGCGTCAAGCGCATCAAGCGGCTGCGCGACTCGCCGGTGCTGCTGCTGACCGGCTTCGACGACGACCAGACCCGCGACCACGCCAAGCTGGTGGGGGCCGACGACATCGTGTACAAGCCGCTCTCCGGCAAGAACCTGCGCGGGCGGGTCAATGCGCTGATTGAGGCGCGGCAGCCCTGA
- a CDS encoding DUF5946 family protein, whose product MTADRHAPVTCPGCGAVQLGQGLTPPGRYHASGECWATYGELSAALAERAELSFPTQLSVDAYGAQHAGGSSRPITTAFSLIGLYLVNERGQSGRQAQLAHMRLARQRWTWPAFVPPDMQGSLTVLDVLAAPSGPPQDQQLRAWSASVWAAWQDWHGWTADFCRRHLG is encoded by the coding sequence TTGACCGCTGACCGGCACGCGCCAGTGACCTGTCCCGGCTGCGGCGCCGTTCAGCTGGGGCAGGGGCTCACGCCGCCCGGGCGCTACCACGCGTCCGGTGAGTGCTGGGCCACTTACGGCGAGCTGAGCGCGGCCCTGGCCGAGCGTGCGGAGCTGAGCTTCCCGACCCAGCTGTCGGTGGACGCTTACGGCGCGCAGCACGCTGGGGGGTCCTCGCGACCCATTACCACGGCCTTTTCGCTGATCGGCCTGTATCTGGTAAACGAGCGCGGACAGAGCGGGCGGCAGGCCCAGCTGGCCCACATGCGGCTGGCCCGACAGCGCTGGACCTGGCCGGCCTTCGTGCCGCCAGACATGCAGGGCAGCCTGACGGTGCTGGACGTGCTGGCCGCTCCATCAGGACCGCCGCAGGATCAGCAGCTCCGTGCCTGGTCCGCGTCGGTGTGGGCGGCCTGGCAGGACTGGCATGGCTGGACCGCCGACTTCTGCCGCCGTCACCTGGGCTGA
- the truA gene encoding tRNA pseudouridine(38-40) synthase TruA has protein sequence MSEPRLPYAPPPGFRRWQLEVQWDGAHFLGWQAQAEGRTVQDTLFAALGPLAASARPVAAGRTDAGVHAECMSLHWDMAETMTLPASQLQRALNARLPHDLAVLGCRPAPPDFHARYSCLERAYVYRLLNRPVRSPLLDGRALHVPQPLDVAAMQQAALSLLGEHDFAAFATREERQTRRRVHRLELHPAGDLLELHPAGDLLELHIAGESFLRHMVRGVVGTLLLVGRGALDPAAVAGILASGDRRQAGPNVPPHGLYFAGARYPVTDPAAAP, from the coding sequence GTGAGTGAACCGCGCCTGCCCTACGCCCCCCCGCCCGGCTTCCGGCGCTGGCAGCTGGAAGTGCAGTGGGACGGCGCTCACTTCCTGGGCTGGCAGGCACAGGCCGAGGGGCGCACGGTGCAGGACACCCTCTTTGCGGCGCTGGGGCCGCTGGCCGCCTCGGCCCGTCCGGTGGCCGCCGGCCGCACCGATGCCGGCGTGCATGCCGAGTGCATGTCGCTTCACTGGGACATGGCGGAAACGATGACACTGCCCGCCAGTCAGCTGCAGCGCGCCCTGAACGCCCGGCTGCCGCACGACCTGGCGGTGCTGGGTTGCCGGCCGGCCCCGCCGGACTTCCACGCCCGGTACAGCTGCCTGGAGCGTGCCTACGTGTACCGCCTGCTGAACCGGCCGGTCCGCTCCCCATTGCTTGACGGGCGCGCGCTGCATGTGCCGCAGCCGCTGGATGTGGCGGCCATGCAGCAGGCGGCCCTCAGCCTGCTGGGCGAGCACGACTTCGCGGCCTTCGCCACCCGCGAGGAGCGGCAGACGCGCCGCCGGGTGCACCGGCTGGAGCTGCACCCGGCCGGGGACCTGCTGGAGCTGCACCCGGCCGGGGACCTGCTGGAGCTGCACATCGCGGGCGAGAGTTTTCTGCGCCACATGGTGCGCGGTGTAGTGGGCACGCTGCTGCTGGTGGGGCGCGGCGCGCTGGACCCGGCAGCGGTGGCGGGCATCCTGGCCTCGGGCGACCGGCGGCAGGCCGGGCCGAACGTGCCGCCGCACGGCCTGTACTTCGCCGGGGCCCGCTATCCGGTTACAGACCCAGCAGCCGCGCCATAA
- a CDS encoding lysophospholipid acyltransferase family protein — translation MDLVTAGLSRSVRRAVQGGLAGVWVRGPLPGGGAVLAPSHHSWWDGYVLYECSRQLGQPYTVLMSEPQLTRYPFLRRLGAVGAQELRPALRTARAGHWVVVFPEGQLRPAAGLAGLLPGAGWLAQRARVPLVPVALRVVLRGQQWPEAYLSFGAPVPAAELPDALGGLLTTLDHDLQTSDPEAPLAGYLCLSRGRLSQQQRLDLPSRALARLTGDR, via the coding sequence ATGGACCTCGTCACGGCGGGTCTGAGCCGCAGCGTGCGCCGCGCCGTTCAGGGCGGCCTGGCCGGCGTGTGGGTGCGCGGACCGCTGCCCGGTGGCGGGGCGGTGCTGGCACCCAGCCACCACAGCTGGTGGGACGGCTACGTGCTGTACGAGTGCAGCCGGCAGCTGGGCCAGCCGTACACCGTGCTGATGAGCGAGCCGCAGCTGACCCGGTACCCCTTCCTGCGGCGGCTGGGCGCGGTCGGGGCGCAGGAACTGCGACCGGCGCTGCGGACGGCGCGGGCCGGGCACTGGGTGGTGGTGTTTCCGGAAGGTCAGCTGCGGCCCGCCGCCGGGCTGGCCGGGCTGCTGCCGGGCGCCGGCTGGCTGGCGCAGCGCGCCCGGGTGCCGCTGGTGCCGGTGGCGCTGCGGGTGGTGCTGCGCGGCCAGCAGTGGCCGGAAGCGTACCTGAGCTTCGGCGCGCCGGTCCCAGCGGCTGAACTGCCGGACGCGCTCGGTGGCCTGCTGACCACCCTGGATCACGACCTGCAGACCAGCGACCCGGAGGCCCCGCTGGCCGGGTACCTGTGCCTGAGCCGGGGGCGCCTCAGCCAGCAGCAGCGCCTGGACCTCCCCAGCCGGGCGCTGGCCCGCCTGACCGGAGACCGGTGA
- a CDS encoding transglycosylase domain-containing protein, with the protein MVVVGRLFRLLLALVLAAVFVVAGLAALYSVRWSRNLPDYRALDSLTLGAVTRVYARDGTTLGTLVPKLGDASVSRTLVQLDEISPYMIAAIVSNEDRRFFEHYGLDPYGIARQFRRLSQKEDLQGGSTLTNQLVKNTLLENYQSARTPERKFKEWLLSVQVERNFTKEEILQDYLNIIYWGDGGPVELYGIYSAAQAYFGKTPKQLTLAESAYLTTLVPGPGKYYPRYAEQRLFMKTLLARMVEDGWVTQAQADAAWAEKLQPRGWKVSYDASGGIKAARLVDRSATYLKAVTSARAPHFMQQVEQELVRRFGRDKVYGSGGLKVYTTLDPQVQSAVENASRTARVPAGTTLAAVVSDPYTGDVLGMVGQKLVGNAPPADWNNAAQGQRQIGSTIKPLLYTTALSTGATQLDRYDDSPISFPCPSCEGGKYEPKDFEGEMTGRTMTLREALDRSLNLPTVRLADKIGLQTFFGKLRELNLPPNDGTGLAAALGAVETTPVKLAAAYAPFVNGGTYRTPRYITRVTGARGELLYDSAGQQNTAHRVWSPQVAWLGLDMIKGVVYDLGTRQGGFSEPARIDGWTVGGKTGTSTGPKDLWFVGVNPYYVGAVWIGRQQGGSMPTNLYSGVWAPPVWHDMMVGALRGKAVRNFAEPPGITYSAHPDRGPYTRVKVALLDPRYSAAADTAVDQDPQTPQYREASLPGAIPDTVLINLDQRTSRIATEFTPPDQIVQRRVPVEQLPAFAPDPNPQPLQEQKPDPAALKSSSGITDGVPNAPKN; encoded by the coding sequence ATGGTAGTCGTGGGACGGCTGTTCAGGCTGCTGCTGGCGCTGGTGCTGGCCGCCGTGTTCGTGGTGGCTGGCCTGGCCGCGCTGTACTCGGTGCGCTGGTCGCGCAACCTGCCGGACTACCGCGCCCTGGATTCGCTGACGCTCGGCGCGGTCACGCGGGTGTATGCCCGCGACGGTACCACGCTCGGCACGCTGGTGCCGAAGCTGGGCGACGCCAGCGTGAGCCGCACCCTGGTGCAGCTGGACGAGATCAGCCCCTACATGATCGCGGCCATCGTGAGCAACGAGGACCGGCGCTTCTTCGAGCACTACGGCCTGGACCCCTACGGCATCGCCCGGCAGTTCCGGCGGCTGTCGCAGAAGGAAGACCTGCAGGGCGGCAGCACCCTGACCAACCAGCTGGTCAAGAACACGCTGCTAGAGAACTACCAGAGCGCCCGCACCCCGGAGCGCAAGTTCAAGGAGTGGCTGCTGTCGGTGCAGGTGGAGCGCAACTTTACCAAGGAAGAGATTCTTCAGGACTACCTGAACATCATCTACTGGGGGGACGGTGGGCCGGTCGAGCTGTACGGCATTTACTCGGCGGCGCAGGCGTACTTCGGCAAGACACCCAAGCAGCTCACGCTGGCCGAGAGCGCCTACCTGACCACGCTGGTGCCGGGCCCTGGCAAGTACTACCCGCGCTACGCCGAGCAGCGGCTCTTCATGAAAACCCTGCTGGCCCGCATGGTCGAGGACGGCTGGGTAACGCAGGCGCAGGCGGACGCCGCCTGGGCCGAGAAGCTGCAGCCGCGCGGCTGGAAGGTCAGCTACGACGCGTCCGGCGGCATCAAGGCGGCGCGGCTGGTAGACCGCAGCGCCACCTACCTCAAGGCCGTGACCAGCGCCCGCGCGCCCCACTTCATGCAGCAGGTGGAGCAGGAGCTCGTGCGCCGCTTCGGGCGCGACAAGGTGTACGGCTCCGGCGGCCTGAAGGTCTACACCACCCTGGACCCGCAGGTGCAGAGCGCCGTGGAGAATGCTTCCCGTACCGCCCGCGTGCCGGCCGGCACCACCCTGGCGGCCGTGGTAAGCGATCCCTACACCGGTGACGTGCTGGGCATGGTCGGCCAGAAGCTGGTGGGCAACGCCCCGCCAGCCGACTGGAACAACGCGGCCCAGGGCCAGCGGCAGATCGGCAGCACCATCAAGCCGCTGCTGTACACCACGGCCCTGTCCACCGGCGCGACCCAGCTGGACCGCTACGACGACTCGCCCATCAGCTTTCCCTGTCCCAGCTGCGAGGGCGGCAAATACGAGCCCAAGGACTTCGAGGGCGAGATGACCGGCCGCACTATGACGCTCAGGGAGGCGCTGGACCGCTCGCTGAACCTGCCGACGGTGCGGCTCGCCGACAAGATCGGCCTGCAGACCTTCTTCGGCAAGCTGCGCGAGCTGAACCTGCCGCCCAATGACGGCACCGGTCTGGCCGCCGCGCTGGGCGCGGTGGAGACCACCCCGGTCAAACTGGCCGCCGCCTACGCCCCCTTCGTGAACGGCGGCACGTACCGCACGCCGAGGTACATCACCCGGGTGACCGGGGCGCGCGGTGAGCTGCTCTACGACAGCGCCGGCCAGCAGAACACCGCCCACCGGGTCTGGTCGCCGCAGGTGGCGTGGCTGGGCCTGGACATGATCAAGGGCGTGGTCTACGACCTGGGCACCCGCCAGGGTGGCTTCTCGGAGCCGGCCCGCATTGACGGCTGGACCGTGGGCGGCAAGACCGGCACCAGCACTGGCCCCAAGGACCTGTGGTTCGTGGGCGTGAACCCCTACTACGTGGGCGCGGTCTGGATCGGGCGGCAGCAGGGCGGCAGCATGCCCACCAACCTGTACTCGGGCGTGTGGGCGCCGCCGGTATGGCACGACATGATGGTGGGCGCGCTCCGCGGCAAAGCGGTCCGCAACTTTGCGGAGCCGCCGGGCATCACCTACAGCGCGCACCCGGACCGTGGCCCCTACACCCGGGTGAAGGTGGCGCTGCTGGACCCGCGCTACAGCGCCGCCGCCGATACCGCTGTGGATCAGGACCCGCAGACGCCGCAGTACCGGGAAGCCAGCCTGCCGGGCGCCATTCCGGACACGGTGCTGATCAACCTGGACCAGCGCACCAGCCGCATCGCCACCGAGTTCACCCCACCGGACCAGATCGTGCAGCGGCGCGTGCCGGTGGAACAGCTGCCCGCCTTCGCCCCGGACCCGAATCCGCAGCCGCTCCAGGAACAGAAGCCGGACCCGGCGGCCCTGAAGAGCAGCAGCGGCATCACCGACGGCGTGCCGAACGCTCCCAAGAATTAG
- a CDS encoding phytoene desaturase family protein: protein MGAGHNALVTAAYAAQAGLRVGVFERRHLVGGAVSTEELVPGYRFDYGGSAHILIRMTRVVQELELSRYGLHYTELDPMFQASDGDTPWFIWRDAERTIEELNGLFPGQGDSYRRFLHDWTPFADAVADLFNSAPGPLDLGKMVMRSKGEMSMQDQLSRILRPYGEVAREYFSEERVRAPLSWMAAQSGPPPTDPLSAPFLLWHPLYHKGGVARPKGGSGGLTRALARSIEAHGGQVHVNAPVRRILVEGGRATGVELEDGTRYSARAVVAGSHVLSTAAALPDEYVPQAARQVRVGNGFGMVLRLALKGQVRYRQDRGLASRTGLGLLIRDEQQLMKAYGQYLAGEPTTDPPLIAMSFSAVDDSLAPPGCDVLWLWAQYYPYQLHTGSWETRVAEARENILNSFEHYALGTRDLIVGELVQTPQWLESHLGLHRGNVMHLEMSFDQMFSFRPFMAASQYRWPGVKGLYLTGASTHPGGGIMGASGRNAARVLLRDLTQRKWK, encoded by the coding sequence ATGGGCGCAGGACACAACGCGCTGGTCACGGCGGCCTACGCGGCCCAGGCAGGGCTGCGGGTCGGCGTGTTCGAGCGCCGCCATCTGGTGGGCGGGGCCGTCAGCACCGAGGAACTGGTGCCCGGCTACCGCTTCGACTACGGCGGCAGCGCCCACATCCTGATCCGCATGACGCGGGTGGTGCAGGAGCTGGAACTCAGCCGCTACGGCCTGCACTACACCGAACTGGACCCGATGTTCCAGGCCTCGGACGGCGACACCCCGTGGTTCATCTGGCGAGACGCCGAGCGCACCATCGAGGAGCTGAACGGGCTCTTTCCCGGCCAGGGCGACAGCTACCGCCGCTTCCTGCATGACTGGACCCCCTTCGCGGACGCGGTGGCGGACCTGTTCAACAGCGCGCCCGGCCCGCTGGATCTGGGCAAGATGGTGATGCGCAGCAAGGGCGAGATGAGCATGCAGGACCAGCTCTCGCGCATCCTACGGCCCTACGGGGAGGTGGCCCGCGAGTACTTCAGCGAGGAGCGGGTGCGCGCGCCGCTGAGCTGGATGGCCGCCCAGAGCGGCCCGCCGCCCACCGACCCGCTGAGCGCCCCCTTCCTGCTGTGGCACCCGCTGTACCACAAGGGCGGCGTGGCGCGGCCCAAGGGCGGCTCTGGCGGGCTGACCCGGGCGCTGGCGCGCAGCATTGAGGCACACGGCGGGCAGGTGCATGTGAATGCCCCGGTGCGCCGGATTCTGGTGGAAGGGGGCCGCGCGACCGGCGTGGAACTGGAGGACGGCACCCGCTACAGCGCCCGCGCCGTGGTGGCCGGCAGCCACGTGCTGAGCACCGCCGCCGCGCTGCCGGACGAATACGTGCCGCAGGCCGCGCGGCAGGTGCGGGTGGGCAACGGCTTCGGCATGGTGCTGCGGCTGGCGCTGAAGGGGCAGGTGCGCTACCGCCAGGACCGAGGCCTGGCCAGCCGCACCGGGCTGGGCCTGCTGATCCGGGACGAGCAGCAGCTGATGAAGGCCTACGGGCAATACCTGGCCGGTGAGCCCACCACCGACCCGCCGCTGATCGCCATGAGCTTCTCGGCAGTAGACGACAGCCTGGCCCCGCCCGGCTGCGACGTGCTGTGGCTGTGGGCGCAGTACTACCCGTACCAGCTGCACACCGGCAGCTGGGAGACCCGGGTGGCCGAGGCCCGCGAGAACATCCTGAACAGCTTCGAGCACTACGCCCTCGGCACCCGCGACCTGATCGTGGGCGAACTGGTGCAGACGCCGCAGTGGCTGGAAAGCCACCTGGGCCTGCACCGGGGCAACGTGATGCACCTGGAGATGAGCTTCGACCAGATGTTCAGCTTCCGGCCGTTCATGGCGGCCAGCCAGTACCGCTGGCCCGGCGTGAAGGGCCTGTACCTGACCGGGGCCAGCACCCATCCGGGCGGCGGCATCATGGGCGCGTCGGGCCGCAATGCCGCGCGGGTGCTGCTGCGCGACCTGACGCAGCGGAAGTGGAAGTGA
- a CDS encoding penicillin-binding protein, whose translation MTRSRLRPAPLTLLLLTLGACGLSSARVRLGDALPAHPWRDAPRELVVLYSHDCGDLGSLWDVLLHAGLPVRAVNAEEIAAPAPGSLTPWRGEDATRFSRQLKVSAYPAVLLVQDGRVLNAWEGDFVAADAGQLRQP comes from the coding sequence ATGACCCGTTCCCGCCTGCGCCCGGCCCCGCTGACGCTGCTGCTGCTGACGCTGGGGGCCTGCGGCCTCAGCAGCGCGCGGGTGCGGCTGGGCGACGCGCTGCCGGCGCACCCCTGGCGTGACGCGCCGCGCGAGCTGGTGGTGCTGTACTCGCACGACTGCGGTGACCTGGGCAGCCTCTGGGACGTCTTGCTGCACGCCGGGCTGCCGGTGCGGGCCGTGAACGCCGAGGAGATTGCGGCCCCGGCCCCCGGCAGCCTGACCCCCTGGCGCGGCGAGGACGCCACCCGGTTCTCGCGGCAGCTGAAGGTCAGCGCCTACCCGGCGGTGCTGCTGGTGCAGGACGGCCGGGTGCTGAACGCCTGGGAAGGCGACTTTGTGGCCGCCGATGCCGGGCAGCTGCGGCAACCCTGA
- a CDS encoding glycosyltransferase, whose translation MPTGFLLYKLLTLTVNALSFPVLRPRRRPAGAPSVSVLLPARNEAGNLPYTLPGLLRQGALEVLVLDDRSDDDTARIARALGAAVLPGQPLPDGWLGKPWACWQLAQQARGEVLIFTDADVFWEPGALDAILHELERTRADLLSVWPRQQTRSLGERLLVPLVDNVLLTLLPGPLTRLPLASLSAGNGQLMAFRRACYFRISGHRLVQGEVLEDVRFSERLKARGGRLALALGGDLMSVRMYRSYQESLHGFAKSLPEVHAQSRLVMAASWLLYLLTYTVPWFSRRRELAVLGLLERLLVNVRAGRTRPADLLEVLLTPLTPLAALPVYLLATRRRYRWKGREYQR comes from the coding sequence CTGCCCACCGGGTTCCTGCTGTATAAGCTGCTGACGCTGACCGTGAACGCCCTGAGCTTCCCGGTGCTGCGCCCGCGCCGCCGTCCGGCCGGCGCGCCCAGCGTCAGCGTGCTGCTGCCGGCCCGCAACGAGGCCGGCAATCTGCCATACACCCTGCCGGGCCTGCTGCGGCAGGGCGCGCTGGAGGTGCTGGTGCTGGATGACCGCTCCGACGACGACACTGCCCGGATCGCCCGGGCGCTGGGGGCGGCTGTGCTGCCGGGCCAGCCGCTGCCGGACGGCTGGCTGGGCAAACCGTGGGCCTGCTGGCAGCTGGCGCAGCAGGCGCGCGGCGAGGTGCTGATCTTCACCGACGCCGACGTGTTCTGGGAGCCGGGCGCGCTGGACGCCATCCTGCACGAGCTGGAGCGCACCCGCGCCGACCTGCTGAGCGTGTGGCCCCGCCAGCAGACGCGCAGCCTCGGCGAGCGCCTGCTGGTGCCGCTGGTGGACAACGTGCTGCTGACCCTGCTGCCGGGGCCGCTGACGCGGCTGCCGCTGGCCAGCCTGAGTGCCGGCAACGGGCAGCTGATGGCGTTCCGGCGGGCGTGCTACTTCCGGATCAGCGGCCACCGACTGGTGCAGGGAGAGGTGCTGGAGGACGTGCGCTTCTCGGAGCGGCTCAAGGCCAGGGGCGGGCGGCTGGCGCTGGCGCTGGGCGGCGACCTGATGAGCGTGCGGATGTACCGCAGCTATCAGGAATCGCTGCACGGATTCGCCAAGAGTCTGCCGGAGGTGCACGCCCAGTCGCGGCTGGTGATGGCGGCCAGCTGGCTGCTGTACCTGCTGACCTACACGGTGCCGTGGTTCTCCCGGCGGCGGGAACTGGCCGTGCTGGGGCTGCTGGAACGGCTGCTGGTGAACGTCCGTGCGGGCCGCACCCGGCCCGCCGACCTGCTGGAGGTGCTGCTGACGCCGTTGACCCCGCTGGCCGCGCTGCCGGTGTATCTGCTGGCCACCCGCCGCCGTTACCGCTGGAAGGGCCGCGAGTACCAGCGCTGA
- a CDS encoding MurR/RpiR family transcriptional regulator, producing MIQTSARPPLPSGAISRIRLQSAQLSPGLRRVADHVMVSADSVVHQTITELASSVGVSEATITRLCRKLNFAGFHAFKLALATDVMARDPAPPPGGDSGSARAARLLHYTTQTLEGTAQLLDDAVLDRVATQLARAPRVDLTGQGNSGLLAQYFANRLMRLGITAIVSTDPHIAAVSISTVPRGGVVIGLSSSGSTIDTVQHLQLAQRHGHYTVAITHRASSPVTRYASDVLFTAAQEDPLSDSVFDTLTSQALVLELLYTAILPKRPEAHAMLRVTAESVVEKKY from the coding sequence GTGATTCAGACCAGCGCCCGTCCGCCCCTGCCGAGTGGAGCCATCAGCCGGATCCGGCTGCAGAGTGCACAGCTGTCGCCGGGCCTGCGCCGGGTGGCCGATCACGTGATGGTGTCGGCCGATTCGGTGGTGCACCAGACCATCACCGAGCTGGCCAGCAGCGTGGGCGTCAGCGAGGCGACCATCACCCGGCTGTGCCGCAAGCTGAACTTCGCCGGTTTTCACGCCTTCAAGCTCGCGCTGGCCACCGATGTGATGGCCCGCGACCCCGCCCCTCCCCCCGGCGGCGACAGCGGCAGTGCCCGCGCCGCCCGGCTGCTGCACTACACCACCCAGACGCTGGAAGGCACCGCCCAGCTGCTGGACGACGCCGTACTGGACCGGGTGGCCACCCAGCTGGCCCGCGCGCCCCGCGTGGACCTGACCGGCCAGGGCAACAGCGGCCTGCTGGCGCAGTACTTCGCCAACCGGCTGATGCGGCTGGGCATCACCGCCATCGTGTCCACCGACCCGCACATCGCGGCCGTCAGCATCAGCACGGTGCCCCGGGGCGGGGTGGTGATCGGGCTGAGCAGCAGCGGCAGCACCATCGACACGGTGCAGCACCTGCAGCTGGCCCAGCGGCACGGCCACTACACCGTGGCCATCACCCACCGCGCCAGCAGCCCGGTCACCCGCTACGCCAGCGACGTGCTGTTCACCGCCGCTCAGGAGGACCCGCTCTCCGACAGCGTCTTCGACACGCTGACCAGTCAGGCGCTGGTGCTGGAACTCCTCTACACCGCCATCCTGCCCAAACGCCCGGAAGCGCACGCCATGCTGCGCGTCACGGCCGAGTCGGTGGTCGAAAAGAAGTACTGA
- a CDS encoding carotenoid biosynthesis protein, with translation MLPPLLRWGLALLGLGLAFIGALLVLAQLPGGVGLIVAGLLGGGLAALGGDLIGRAGAGTTMAERLRAVRRSLRPWTVLLALFVLLKVPVPLWPDGFPLLATLSTVCLSGAALLYSWERVGAARAASMALLAFLAGLGVELLGSRTGWPFGLYSYAGAPGLTLLGVPLLVPLGWFGMTLAASLLAGGRTWLCGALLVAWDLGLEPLMTQQGFWRWQDPAGLWAGAPLANFTGWFVVGVALSFCFQMIAPPLYRPGPAGGRPLALAYLLEAAFLPAGLLLLGQPVAALVCLVAMGGMASLAWWVRPREQAWTSSRRV, from the coding sequence ATGCTGCCGCCCCTGCTGCGCTGGGGCCTGGCCCTGCTGGGCCTGGGGCTGGCCTTTATAGGTGCCCTGCTGGTCCTGGCCCAGTTGCCCGGTGGCGTCGGCCTGATCGTGGCGGGGCTGCTGGGTGGGGGCCTGGCCGCACTGGGCGGCGACCTGATCGGGCGGGCGGGGGCCGGGACGACCATGGCTGAACGGCTGCGCGCCGTGCGCCGCTCGCTGCGGCCCTGGACCGTGCTGCTGGCGCTGTTCGTGCTGCTGAAGGTGCCGGTGCCGCTGTGGCCAGACGGGTTCCCGCTGCTGGCCACCCTCAGCACCGTGTGCCTGAGCGGCGCGGCGCTGCTGTACAGCTGGGAACGGGTGGGAGCAGCACGGGCCGCCAGCATGGCGCTGCTGGCCTTCCTGGCCGGCCTGGGCGTGGAGCTGCTGGGCAGCCGCACCGGCTGGCCGTTCGGGCTCTACAGCTATGCGGGCGCGCCGGGCCTGACTCTGCTGGGGGTGCCGCTGCTGGTGCCGCTCGGCTGGTTCGGCATGACCCTGGCGGCCTCGCTGCTGGCGGGTGGGCGGACGTGGCTGTGCGGGGCACTGCTGGTGGCCTGGGACCTGGGCCTGGAGCCGCTGATGACCCAGCAGGGCTTCTGGCGCTGGCAGGACCCGGCCGGCCTGTGGGCCGGGGCGCCGCTGGCCAACTTCACCGGCTGGTTCGTGGTGGGGGTGGCGCTGAGTTTCTGCTTCCAGATGATCGCGCCGCCGCTGTACCGGCCCGGCCCGGCGGGCGGGCGGCCGCTGGCCCTGGCCTACCTGCTGGAGGCGGCCTTCCTGCCGGCCGGCCTGCTGCTGCTGGGCCAGCCGGTGGCGGCGCTGGTGTGTCTGGTGGCGATGGGCGGGATGGCCAGCCTCGCGTGGTGGGTGCGGCCCAGGGAGCAGGCATGGACCTCGTCACGGCGGGTCTGA
- a CDS encoding metalloenzyme domain protein has translation MTALYWLALDGVGHPADAPPFSPWDMDLPTLRPVIEAGRALDATLGVEGLPQSATGQSCWLTGQDAVARMGGHYGPHPGPTLKRLLDEAGLPGRVRAAGGQAALLNYYPPGYFAQPRLRAGCFPYSFTTAGLPQNPPGLPHLPPTLGLQYTAPWTAVDPPDHWRRQGERLAALPGQDLLVLDLWFSDLLGHQGRAPTPPDLLWAGQAYLARLDALLEGLLHAGARVVLSSDHGNFEDLGVKSHTRARVPFAGVGVELGLPDDVVQGGQVMARLLGL, from the coding sequence ATGACGGCCCTGTACTGGCTGGCGCTGGACGGGGTGGGCCATCCGGCCGACGCGCCGCCCTTCAGCCCGTGGGACATGGACCTGCCGACCCTCAGGCCGGTGATTGAGGCGGGGCGGGCGCTGGACGCCACCCTGGGGGTGGAGGGCCTGCCGCAGAGCGCCACCGGCCAGAGCTGCTGGCTGACCGGCCAGGACGCGGTGGCACGGATGGGCGGCCACTACGGCCCGCATCCCGGCCCGACCCTCAAGCGGCTGCTCGATGAGGCGGGCCTGCCGGGGCGGGTCCGGGCAGCAGGGGGGCAGGCGGCCCTGCTCAACTACTACCCGCCCGGGTACTTTGCCCAGCCGCGCCTGCGGGCCGGGTGTTTTCCGTACAGCTTCACCACCGCGGGCCTGCCGCAGAACCCGCCGGGCCTGCCGCACCTGCCGCCCACGCTGGGGCTGCAGTACACCGCTCCCTGGACCGCCGTGGACCCGCCGGACCACTGGCGGCGGCAGGGCGAGCGGCTCGCGGCCCTGCCGGGCCAGGATCTGCTGGTGCTGGACCTGTGGTTCAGCGACCTGCTGGGCCACCAGGGCCGCGCCCCCACCCCACCGGACCTGCTGTGGGCCGGGCAGGCCTATCTGGCGCGGCTGGACGCCCTGCTCGAGGGACTGCTGCACGCGGGCGCGCGGGTGGTGCTGAGCAGCGATCACGGCAACTTCGAGGACCTGGGCGTCAAGAGTCACACCCGGGCGCGGGTGCCGTTCGCCGGGGTCGGCGTGGAGCTGGGCCTCCCGGACGACGTGGTGCAGGGGGGGCAGGTTATGGCGCGGCTGCTGGGTCTGTAA